In a genomic window of Gloeocapsopsis dulcis:
- a CDS encoding TIGR00297 family protein produces the protein MLYTYSLNPWLIAVGLNTVLLAIAWTVPKKLLTPAGLFHAWLLGVLIWGTLGLQGYIVVMFYFLVGSAVTRLGIAQKEAAGIAEKRSGARGPENVWGSALTGTLCALGTLIVSALRGDQLIVSLLLLGYVASFSTKLSDTCASEVGKVYGKRTFLITNLQPVPRGTEGAVSLEGTLAGVVASSAIAFIGWGVGLIDLLGILFCIIAAFIATNLESVIGATLQTKFDWLTNELVNVLNTLIGAIAAILLALLWYQV, from the coding sequence ATGCTATATACTTATTCGCTTAATCCCTGGCTCATTGCAGTGGGTTTAAACACAGTTTTACTAGCAATTGCTTGGACTGTGCCGAAAAAGCTGTTAACGCCTGCGGGATTGTTCCATGCGTGGTTACTTGGTGTACTCATTTGGGGAACTTTAGGTTTGCAGGGCTACATTGTGGTCATGTTTTATTTTCTTGTTGGTTCTGCGGTGACGCGCCTCGGCATAGCACAAAAAGAAGCCGCAGGAATTGCAGAAAAGCGATCGGGTGCGCGAGGACCAGAAAATGTCTGGGGTTCGGCTTTAACTGGAACATTGTGTGCGTTAGGAACTCTGATAGTCTCTGCTTTAAGAGGAGATCAGTTGATCGTATCCCTCCTGCTACTCGGCTACGTTGCGAGTTTCAGTACTAAGCTTTCTGATACCTGTGCGAGTGAAGTTGGCAAAGTTTATGGTAAACGGACATTTTTGATTACGAATCTTCAACCTGTACCACGCGGTACTGAAGGTGCAGTATCTTTAGAAGGAACATTAGCTGGGGTAGTCGCTTCCAGTGCGATCGCTTTTATTGGTTGGGGTGTTGGTTTAATTGACTTACTCGGAATCCTATTTTGTATTATTGCTGCATTCATTGCCACAAATTTAGAAAGTGTAATTGGAGCAACATTACAAACGAAATTTGATTGGCTAACAAATGAACTTGTCAATGTTTTGAATACGTTAATTGGTGCGATCGCTGCTATTTTACTAGCACTACTGTGGTATCAGGTATAA
- a CDS encoding VOC family protein → MNQTLFHLAFPITDIVQAKAYYVDGLGCIPGRENKHALILNLYGHQLVAHLTKEKLEPQRGIYPRHFGIIFTSEHDWKDLLQRAQQKELVFREEAKHRFPDSPLEHRTFFLEDPFYNLMEYKYYRYPEAVFGGSDYVSIGDTPA, encoded by the coding sequence ATGAACCAAACTTTGTTTCATCTTGCCTTTCCTATCACCGATATTGTGCAAGCAAAAGCATACTATGTCGATGGCTTAGGGTGTATTCCTGGTCGTGAAAATAAGCACGCTTTGATCCTAAATTTATACGGTCATCAGTTAGTTGCACACTTAACTAAAGAGAAACTAGAACCACAGCGAGGTATTTACCCAAGACATTTTGGTATCATTTTTACATCAGAACACGATTGGAAAGATTTGTTACAACGCGCACAACAAAAAGAATTAGTTTTTCGTGAAGAAGCTAAACACCGTTTTCCCGACTCTCCTTTAGAACATCGCACATTCTTTTTAGAAGATCCGTTTTACAACTTAATGGAATACAAGTATTACCGTTACCCTGAAGCAGTTTTCGGCGGTTCTGATTATGTTTCCATTGGTGATACTCCAGCGTAG
- the purQ gene encoding phosphoribosylformylglycinamidine synthase subunit PurQ, producing the protein MKFGIVVFPGSNCDRDVAYVTRLLQQPTRMVWHEETDISDLDVVIVPGGFSYGDYLRCGAIARFSPVMQQVVKHAKQGKFVLGICNGFQVLTEAGLLPGALIRNRDLHFICDRIPLKVERTDLPWTQSYTPGEIITLPIAHGEGQFYADEDTIKQLEDNSQVIFRYYGDNPNGSVNNIAGICNVTGNVIGMMPHPERAADPILGSTDGLGLFKGIGARSEELVVSG; encoded by the coding sequence GTGAAATTTGGAATTGTCGTGTTTCCAGGCTCAAATTGCGATCGCGATGTTGCGTATGTCACGCGATTATTGCAGCAACCAACGCGGATGGTATGGCACGAAGAAACGGATATTAGCGACCTTGACGTAGTTATCGTTCCTGGTGGCTTTAGCTATGGCGATTATCTCCGCTGTGGTGCGATCGCACGGTTTTCTCCCGTGATGCAACAAGTTGTCAAACACGCCAAGCAAGGTAAGTTTGTTTTGGGGATTTGCAACGGTTTTCAAGTATTGACTGAAGCTGGATTATTACCTGGTGCGCTGATTCGCAACCGCGATTTGCATTTTATTTGCGATCGCATCCCTTTGAAAGTCGAACGCACTGACCTACCGTGGACGCAAAGCTATACACCTGGAGAAATCATTACTCTACCTATCGCGCACGGCGAGGGGCAATTTTATGCTGATGAGGACACTATAAAACAACTTGAAGATAACAGTCAAGTTATCTTTCGCTACTACGGTGACAATCCGAATGGCTCAGTTAACAACATTGCTGGTATTTGCAACGTCACAGGTAACGTAATCGGCATGATGCCGCACCCCGAACGCGCCGCTGACCCCATACTGGGTAGTACCGATGGTTTAGGGCTGTTTAAGGGGATAGGAGCGAGGAGCGAGGAGTTAGTGGTTAGTGGTTAG
- the purS gene encoding phosphoribosylformylglycinamidine synthase subunit PurS produces the protein MRKYQAHIYVTLRPSVLDPAGTAVMSGLQHMGYDTVEQIRIGKYIELSLTAQDEDIARQQLDLICDQLLANPVIENYRFDLIEQRDGVSA, from the coding sequence ATGCGAAAATATCAAGCTCATATCTATGTTACTCTGCGACCCTCGGTTCTTGATCCTGCTGGTACAGCTGTCATGTCGGGTTTGCAGCATATGGGTTACGATACTGTTGAGCAGATACGAATTGGCAAGTACATTGAACTGAGTTTAACTGCTCAGGATGAGGATATCGCACGGCAGCAGTTAGACCTCATTTGCGATCAATTATTAGCTAACCCAGTAATTGAAAACTATCGCTTTGATTTAATTGAACAACGAGATGGAGTGTCAGCGTGA
- a CDS encoding Fur family transcriptional regulator — protein sequence MKAERTRSQERILKLLKSLNKAISAQDIYVELRNRNQSVGLATVYRALEALKLEGAVQVRTLASGESLYSSVQQDKHHLTCLQCGRSIVINQCPVHELETQLHQAHRFKIFYHTLEFFGLCNQCQMAQTANVGAE from the coding sequence ATGAAAGCCGAACGCACTCGCAGTCAGGAACGCATTCTGAAATTGCTCAAAAGTCTTAACAAAGCAATTTCTGCTCAAGATATCTATGTAGAGTTACGCAACCGCAACCAAAGTGTAGGACTCGCTACAGTATACCGAGCATTAGAAGCCTTAAAACTTGAAGGTGCAGTTCAAGTGCGGACATTGGCTTCTGGCGAATCACTTTACAGTTCTGTACAGCAAGATAAGCACCATTTAACTTGTTTACAGTGTGGCAGATCAATTGTTATCAATCAATGCCCTGTCCACGAGCTAGAAACTCAGTTGCATCAAGCGCATCGTTTTAAAATTTTCTACCACACTTTAGAATTTTTTGGATTATGTAACCAATGTCAAATGGCTCAAACTGCTAATGTTGGTGCGGAGTAA